The genomic interval TTGCGGTTTTGCTTCGGGGCAAAAACAAACCGGAGTTTGAACCGCGGCTTGACGGCGGAGATATCGTGGAGGTGGCCAATATAGATAAATTAAAATTTACGGGGAAAAAATTGGAACAAAAAAAATACTACAGGTATTCAGGCTACCCCGGCGGATTAAAAACGGAAAAGATGGGAGAGCTCAAACGGTCCCGGCCGGACGGAGCGGCGGAAATTTTAAGGCGAGCCGTGAGGGATATGCTGCCGCCGGTCAGATTCCGCAAGGCGATGCTTAAGAGGTTGATTGTTAAATAATAAAATAACAAAATAATATAAAAATAAAATAATATAAAAATTATAAAATTTAATAACTCTTTTATCTGAACAGCTAACCCACGCATTCCTTACTGTTTTTATTATTTTATTATTTTATTTTTATATTATTTAATATATGGCAGAGAAAAAAACAATTAAAGAAGAAAAGAACGAAGAAATAAAGTTTAAAGGCAAATTCATAAAAGCGATCGGCCGGAGAAAAACTTCGCGGGCGCAGGTAAGATTATATAAAGATGGACGCGGCCTTATTGTTGTTAATGGTTTAAAGATTAATCAGTATTTTAGCGAAGGAGAAGCCACGGTTGCCGTTCAACCGCTCAAATTGACCGGCCGGTTAAAAGATTTGAATTTTTCCATCTTGGCCGCAGGCGGCGGCAAGCACTCCCAGGCCGAAGCTGTAAGGCATGGTTTGGCAAGAGTTTTAGTGGCTTTTGACAAAGAATTAAGGCCCGGCCTTAAAGCTAAAGGCTGGCTCACTAGAGATGCCCGCAAAACAGAAAGAAAAAAACCTGGTCTCAAAAAAGCCAGACGCGCGCCGCAGTGGAGCAAGCGGTAAACTTAAAAATAAAATAATAAAATAAGAAAAAACAGTAGTCTGAAACGGCCACTGTTTTTGTTTTAAACTTTCGCTTTGGCAGAATCTCCCGTTAGGGGATTCTGCCAGGACGGAAGTATCCGGCATAAAGACAATATAGAAATTTAAACAGCAGTCCTTGAAAAGAGACTGCTGTTAGGCGAAAAGTGGAGCAAGCGGT from Patescibacteria group bacterium carries:
- the rplM gene encoding 50S ribosomal protein L13; translation: MERKLHKIDASGKAVGRLASQIAVLLRGKNKPEFEPRLDGGDIVEVANIDKLKFTGKKLEQKKYYRYSGYPGGLKTEKMGELKRSRPDGAAEILRRAVRDMLPPVRFRKAMLKRLIVK
- the rpsI gene encoding 30S ribosomal protein S9 encodes the protein MAEKKTIKEEKNEEIKFKGKFIKAIGRRKTSRAQVRLYKDGRGLIVVNGLKINQYFSEGEATVAVQPLKLTGRLKDLNFSILAAGGGKHSQAEAVRHGLARVLVAFDKELRPGLKAKGWLTRDARKTERKKPGLKKARRAPQWSKR